In Nocardioides sp. W7, the genomic stretch GGGCCTTCGACCTGCGCACCGCCGTCGAGGGCGGCTACTCCGTCGTGGCGCCGGTGCTGAAGTCCCGTCGGCTGCAGATGACCCTGGACCTGCCCGAGGAGCCGGTGCCCTTCCACGGCGACCGCGACCTGATGGAGCGGGTGGTGGTCAACCTGGTCGGCAACGCCGTGAAGTTCACCCCCGACGACGGCACGGTCGCGGTCGGGCTGGAGGTGCTCGGCGACTTCGCGGAGCTGAGCGTCGCCGACACCGGCATCGGCATCCCGGTCTCCGAGCAGCCCCGCCTGTTCACCCGCTTCTTCCGCTCCGAGCTGGCGCAGAAGAACGCCATCCAGGGCAGCGGCCTCGGGCTCTCCATCGCCCGCGGGATCGTCGAGAAGCACGGGGGCTCGGTGGCGGTGACGTCGGCGGTCGGCGAGGGGACGACGTTCCGGGTGCGGCTGCCCGTCGTCACCTGAGCCTCACCCCGTTGCCGAGTCAGCACGAATCGTGGGCCGAGTCAGCGCTACTGGTGCTGACTCGGCCGAGGTTCTTCTCGAAGAACGCCTCGGCGTACGGGTTGTCGTTGTAGCGCTCGATCTCGCGGTAGCCCGCCCGTTCGTACATCGCCACCGCCTCGGTCAGCGACCGGTTGGTGTCGAGGCGTACGACGTCGTACCCGAGGTCGAGCGTCTCGGCCTCCAGGCGGCGCAGCATCCGCGCGCCGAGGCCGGCGCCGCGCCAGGCGTCGTCGACCCACATCCGCTTGATCTCGCCGACCCCCTCGGCGATCCGCTGCACGCCGCCGCAGGCGACCGGCGCGCCGTCGCTGACGGCGAGCACGAACGTCCCGGTGGGCGCGGTCATCGACGACACGTCATCGGTGGGGCCCGGGTCGAAGCCGCCCGGGAAGCGGCGGTCCAGCTCGGCGAAGTAGCTGCCCATGGCCAGCCGGCCCGGGGGAGTGGCCGGGTCGACGACGTCCAGCGAGACGGTCGCTGCCCGGACGAGCAGGTCGGCGGTCGCGAGGGCGTCGGTCAGCCGGCCGCGCTGGCGCTCGGTGAGCGGCTCCAGGAGCCGGGCGGCGAGGTCCTCGGAGCGGTCGTCCAGGGTCCGGAGGGTACGACGACCCGCCGCCGTCGGCGTGACCCGCCGACGGCGCCGGTCCTCCGGGTCGGCCGCGACCGTCACCAGGCCGTCGTCCTCGAGCCGGCGCAGCACCCGGCTGAGGTAGCCCGAGTCCAGCCCGAGCCGCTCGCGCAACTCCTGGACGCCGCTGCCCTCGCCGGTCTCGAACAGCACGCGCGCCGTCCCGAGCGGCAGCCCGAGCCCGAGGAACGAGTCGTCGAGCGCTCCGATCCGCTGGGTGTAGCTGCGGTTGAACCGGCGGAGGACGGACGTGGCGTCGGACATATGTCTGACTATAGTCAGACAATCGGCCGAGGTCACTAGGATCCTCCCGTGCCGACAACCCTCCCGCTCTGGCTCGACACCCCGCTCCGCCCGGCCCCGCGTCCACCGCTGACGGGGGAGCGCGAGGTCGACCTGCTGGTCGTCGGCGGTGGCTTCACCGGGCTCTGGACCGCCCTGCGCGCCGTCGAGCGCGACCCGGGCACTCGGGTGCTGCTGGTCGAGGCGGACCGGATCGCCGAGCACGCCACCGGCCGCAACGGCGGCTTCTGCGAGGCGAGCCTGACCCACGGGGAGGGCAACGGCCGCACCCGCTGGCCCGAGGAGTACGACGCCCTGCACGAGCTCGGCCTGCGCAACCTCGACGCGATCCAGGAGACCGTCGGCCGCTACGACATCGACTGCGGCTTCGTCCGCGGCGGCTCGCTCGCCGTCGCGACCCGCCCGCACGAGATCGAGCACCTCGAGCCGGGCACGTCCGGGTTCCTCGACGAGTCCGCGGTCCGCGCCCTCGTCGACTCGCCGACGTACCTCGCCGGCCGGCACACCCCCGACGAGTGCGCGCTGGTCGACCCGGCCCGACTCGCGTGGGGACTGGCCGACGCGGCCGAGCGGCAGGGCGCGGTCCTCGCGGAGGGCACCCGGCTGCTGACGCTGACGTCCGCCGGGGGCGGGGTCGTGGCGACCACCGACGACGCGACGGTCCGGGCCCGCCGCGTGGTGCTGGCGACCAACGCGTTCCCCGGCCCGCTGCGCCGGCTGCGCTACGCCACCGTCCCGGTCTACGACTACGTGCTGGCCACCGAGCCGCTCACCGACGCCCAGCTGGCCGCGATCGGCTGGGACCCGGCGGTCGGCATCTCCGACTCGGGCAACCAGTTCCACTACTACCGGATCACCCCGGACCGCCGGATCCTGTGGGGCGGCTACGACGCGATCTACCACTACGGCCGCTCGATCGAGGCCGGCCACGAGGACCGCGAGGCCACCTTCGCGGTGCTGGAGCGCAACTTCGCCGCGACCTTCCCCCAGCTCGCCGGGATCCGCTTCACCCACCGCTGGGCCGGCGTGATCGACACCTGCACCCGCTTCTGCGCCTTCTTCGGTACGGCGCACCGCGGCCGCACGGCGTACGCCGCCGGCTTCACCGGACTCGGCGTCGGCGCCTCCCGGTTCGCGGCCGACGTACTGCTCGACCTCGTCGACGGCCGCCCGACCGAGCGCACCCGGCTGCGGATGGTGCGCCGCCGTCCGCTGCCGTTCCCGCCCGAGCCGCTGGCCTGGATCGGCATCAACCTGACCCGCTGGGCGCTGGCCCGCGAGGACGCCACCGGCCGCCGCAACCTGTGGCTGCGCACCCTCGACCGGCTGGGCCTGGGCTTCGACTCCTGAGACGAAATGCACCGAGCCCCTGACCTGTCATCCAGGTCAGGGGCTCGGTCTGTTGGGGTGAGTAACGGGACTTGAACCCGCGACATCTGCCACCACAAGGCAGCGCTCTACCAGCTGAGCTATACCCACCACGGTCGTCCGGACGGGGCCGGGACCGGAGAGAAGTCTAGGGGAATCAGCTGCCAGGAGCGGAATCGGGGGCGGTGAGTCCGGTGAGCGAGCCGCCGTGCTTCTCCGCGATCGCCCGGGCGGC encodes the following:
- a CDS encoding FAD-dependent oxidoreductase, coding for MPTTLPLWLDTPLRPAPRPPLTGEREVDLLVVGGGFTGLWTALRAVERDPGTRVLLVEADRIAEHATGRNGGFCEASLTHGEGNGRTRWPEEYDALHELGLRNLDAIQETVGRYDIDCGFVRGGSLAVATRPHEIEHLEPGTSGFLDESAVRALVDSPTYLAGRHTPDECALVDPARLAWGLADAAERQGAVLAEGTRLLTLTSAGGGVVATTDDATVRARRVVLATNAFPGPLRRLRYATVPVYDYVLATEPLTDAQLAAIGWDPAVGISDSGNQFHYYRITPDRRILWGGYDAIYHYGRSIEAGHEDREATFAVLERNFAATFPQLAGIRFTHRWAGVIDTCTRFCAFFGTAHRGRTAYAAGFTGLGVGASRFAADVLLDLVDGRPTERTRLRMVRRRPLPFPPEPLAWIGINLTRWALAREDATGRRNLWLRTLDRLGLGFDS
- a CDS encoding helix-turn-helix domain-containing GNAT family N-acetyltransferase produces the protein MSDATSVLRRFNRSYTQRIGALDDSFLGLGLPLGTARVLFETGEGSGVQELRERLGLDSGYLSRVLRRLEDDGLVTVAADPEDRRRRRVTPTAAGRRTLRTLDDRSEDLAARLLEPLTERQRGRLTDALATADLLVRAATVSLDVVDPATPPGRLAMGSYFAELDRRFPGGFDPGPTDDVSSMTAPTGTFVLAVSDGAPVACGGVQRIAEGVGEIKRMWVDDAWRGAGLGARMLRRLEAETLDLGYDVVRLDTNRSLTEAVAMYERAGYREIERYNDNPYAEAFFEKNLGRVSTSSADSAHDSC